TAGAAAGGTTTGAAATTCCTATAAAATTAATGCAATCTAAAGAAAATTTAAGAAGAATAGCTTTTGAATTAATGGAGGATTCTGCAAAAGAAAATATAAAATATATAGAAATCAGATTTGCTCCACTATTACATACTGCTTCTAATTTAAGTATCGAAGAGATTATAAAAAGTGTTTTAGATGGAATTAATGATGGTGAAAAAAAATATGATATTAAAGGAAATTTAATTCTATCATTTTTAAGACATATGCCTGCTGAAACTATCTATGAAGTTATTGATATTGGAAAAAAATATTTAAATAATGGTATCGTAGCTGTTGATTTATGTGCAAATGAGGAGCATGGATTTTGTAAAAAATTTATAAAACCATTTTCATTAGCAAAAGAATTAGGTTATAGAATAACTATTCATGCAGGAGAAACAGGAATAGGAGAAAATGTTTTAGAAGCAATTGAAACTCTCGGTGCAGAAAGAATAGGTCATGGAATTTATATAAATAGCTGTAAAGAAGCGTATGATATTGTAAAAAATAAAAATATTGTATTAGAAATCTGCCCTACAAGTAATGTTCAAACAAAAGCTGTTAACTCAATTGAAACTCATCCACTTCTAAATTTTTATAAAGATAATTTAAAAGTAACTATAAACACAGATAATAGGACTGTTTCAAATACAACTTTAACTAATGAATATACAGTTATTAAAAATACTTTTAATATAGATTTTGATATTTATAAAAATTTTTATTTTAATAGTATTGATGCAGCTTTTATAGATGATGAATTTAAACTTAAATTAAAAAATTTAATTTAAAGATTTTTTTGTTCTTTTTCCATACTGTTATTCATTTTTATAATTAGCATTTTAAACAAAATAAAATATTTTAAAATAAAATGTTTACTTTTTGAAATATACATGTTATAATTATTTTGTAGTAAGGAAATAACACAAGTAGATAAAGATTTTTAAGGAACTATTTTAACAAGTACTTCTTTATAATTATATTTATTGAGTAAATAGTTACTAACAATAAAATAACGGAGGTACTTAAATGAAAGGTACAGTAAAATGGTTTAACGAAGAAAAAGGATTTGGATTTATCACTGGTGAAGATGGGAAAGATGTATTCGCACACT
This DNA window, taken from Cetobacterium sp. NK01, encodes the following:
- the add gene encoding adenosine deaminase, coding for MNLKKLPKIELHCHLDGSIRPKTVLELALKQGLDLPSYEIDYIKNILIAPIECSSLKKYLERFEIPIKLMQSKENLRRIAFELMEDSAKENIKYIEIRFAPLLHTASNLSIEEIIKSVLDGINDGEKKYDIKGNLILSFLRHMPAETIYEVIDIGKKYLNNGIVAVDLCANEEHGFCKKFIKPFSLAKELGYRITIHAGETGIGENVLEAIETLGAERIGHGIYINSCKEAYDIVKNKNIVLEICPTSNVQTKAVNSIETHPLLNFYKDNLKVTINTDNRTVSNTTLTNEYTVIKNTFNIDFDIYKNFYFNSIDAAFIDDEFKLKLKNLI